A stretch of the Vigna radiata var. radiata cultivar VC1973A chromosome 9, Vradiata_ver6, whole genome shotgun sequence genome encodes the following:
- the LOC106772992 gene encoding ABC transporter G family member 11 isoform X1: MASFVPYHSPAPGDYETKPNSSRVEATALEIEEEWSVPKAKGESSGWREEEGMSLTWKKVWVTASMGNNGSKSILQGLTGYAKPGQLLAIMGPSGSGKLGSDTRQTGEILINGKKQALAYGTSAYVTQDDTLMTTLTVGEAVHYSAQLQLPDSMSNQEKKERADFTIREMGLQDAINTRIGGWGVKGISGGQKRRVSICIEILTRPRLLFLDEPTSGLDSAASYYVMKRIATFDKRDDVRRTIIASIHQPSTEVFQLFDNLCLLSSGRTVYFGPASAASAFFASNGFPCPSLMNPSDHMLKTINKDFEQDTELGGKDTIHTEEVIEILVNSYKSSEMNREVEKEVAELIEKDTSSTNKKRKHAGFISQCFSLTKRSSVNMYRDLGYYWLRLAIYVALAISLATIFYDLGTSHRSIQDRGSFLMFVSSFITFMTIGGFPSFVEDMKVFERERLNGHYSVTAYVIGNTFSSIPFLLLVSLIPGSIAYYLPGLQKGFEHFVYFICCLFSCLMLVESLMMIVASIVPNFLMGIITGAGIQGMMILSGGFFRLPSDLPKPFWKYPMFYFAFHRYAYQGLFKNEFEGLRFASDNVEGGSYVTGEEILTNTWQVNMSYSKWVDLGILLGMIFLYRVLFLVNIKTTEKLKPIIVSFLSSRTSTKRTTSIMQNPNATPLQEVQVT; encoded by the exons ATGGCTTCTTTTGTTCCATATCATTCACCTGCTCCTGGTGATTATGAAACTAAACCTAACTCATCAAGAGTTGAAGCCACTGCACTGGaaatagaagaagaatggaGTGTTCCTAAAGCAAAAGGAGAAAGTTCAGGTTGGAGAGAAGAGGAAGGTATGAGCTTGACATGGAAAAAAGTATGGGTGACTGCTTCTATGGGAAACAATGGAAGCAAATCAATTCTGCAGGGTTTAACTGGTTATGCCAAGCCTGGGCAACTTTTGGCCATAATGGGTCCTTCTGGTTCTGGAAA ATTAGGTTCCGACACAAGGCAAACTGGGGAGATTCTTATCAATGGGAAGAAACAAGCCCTGGCATATGGAACATCA GCATATGTGACACAAGATGATACCTTGATGACAACCTTAACGGTTGGAGAAGCTGTGCACTATTCAGCTCAACTTCAGTTACCTGACAGCATGTCGAAtcaagagaagaaagagagagcaGATTTTACAATCAGAGAAATGGGTCTTCAAGATGCCATTAACACAAGAATTGGAGGATGGGGTGTTAAAGGGATTAGTGGTGGTCAGAAAAGGAGAGTTAGCATCTGCATTGAGATTCTTACACGACCAAGGCTACTTTTCCTTGATGAACCAACTAGTGGACTTGATAGTGCAGCTTCCTATTATGTCATGAAAAGAATCGCTACATTTGATAAAAGAGATGACGTTCGCCGAACTATTATTGCCTCAATCCACCAACCTAGTACTGAAGTTTTTCAACTTTTCGACAACCTTTGTCTTCTATCTTCAGGCAGAACTGTCTACTTTGGACCTGCTTCTGCTGCAAGTGCG TTTTTCGCTTCAAATGGTTTTCCTTGTCCTTCTCTCATGAATCCATCAGATCATATGCTGAAAACCATAAACAAGGATTTCGAACAG gACACTGAGTTAGGAGGGAAGGATACAATACACACTGAAGAAGTGATTGAGATCCTTGTAAATTCGTACAAGTCATCTGAAATGAACCGAGAAGTTGAGAAAGAAGTAGCAGAACTAATTGAAAAG GACACCAGTTCAACAAACAAGAAGAGAAAGCATGCTGGCTTTATTAGTCAGTGCTTTTCTCTTACCAAACGATCATCTGTTAACATGTATCGTGATCTCGGCTATTATTGGCTACGCCTTGCCATATATGTTGCATTGGCTATAAGTTTAGCCACTATTTTCTATGATTTAGGTACAAGCCACCGCTCAATTCAG gATAGAGGTTCATTTCTTATGTTTGTATCTTCATTCATCACTTTCATGACCATTGGCGGATTCCCTTCTTTTGTGGAGGATATGAAG GTGTTTGAACGTGAGAGACTAAATGGACATTACAGTGTGACTGCATATGTGATTGGGAACACCTTTTCATCAATCCCATTCTTGTTGTTGGTTTCCCTGATTCCTGGATCTATAGCCTATTACCTTCCTGGTCTTCAAAAAGGCTTTGAACACTTTGTATACTTCATCTGTTGTCTCTTTTCTTGTCTGATGTTGGTAGAGAGTCTTATGATGATAGTTGCAAGCATTGTCCCGAACTTTCTAATGGGCATCATAACCGGTGCTGGAATTCAGGGAATGATGATTCTGAGTGGTGGGTTCTTCAGATTGCCAAGTGATCTTCCAAAGCCATTTTGGAAATACCCAATGTTCTATTTTGCCTTCCATAGATATGCGTACCAAGGACTGTTCAAAAACGAGTTTGAAGGACTAAGATTCGCTTCAGATAATGTCGAAGGTGGCTCCTACGTTACTGGTGAAGAAATTCTAACAAACACATGGCAAGTAAACATGAGTTACTCCAAGTGGGTTGATCTTGGAATCTTGCTGGGGATGATTTTTCTGTATCGAGTTCTCTTCTTGGTTAACATCAAAACTACTGAGAAGCTGAAACCGATCATTGTATCATTCTTGTCGTCAAGAACCTCTACCAAGCGAACAACGTCGATCATGCAGAATCCTAATGCCACTCCTCTTCAAGAAGTTCAAGTTACTTAA
- the LOC106772992 gene encoding ABC transporter G family member 11 isoform X2 — MASFVPYHSPAPGDYETKPNSSRVEATALEIEEEWSVPKAKGESSGWREEEGRLGSDTRQTGEILINGKKQALAYGTSAYVTQDDTLMTTLTVGEAVHYSAQLQLPDSMSNQEKKERADFTIREMGLQDAINTRIGGWGVKGISGGQKRRVSICIEILTRPRLLFLDEPTSGLDSAASYYVMKRIATFDKRDDVRRTIIASIHQPSTEVFQLFDNLCLLSSGRTVYFGPASAASAFFASNGFPCPSLMNPSDHMLKTINKDFEQDTELGGKDTIHTEEVIEILVNSYKSSEMNREVEKEVAELIEKDTSSTNKKRKHAGFISQCFSLTKRSSVNMYRDLGYYWLRLAIYVALAISLATIFYDLGTSHRSIQDRGSFLMFVSSFITFMTIGGFPSFVEDMKVFERERLNGHYSVTAYVIGNTFSSIPFLLLVSLIPGSIAYYLPGLQKGFEHFVYFICCLFSCLMLVESLMMIVASIVPNFLMGIITGAGIQGMMILSGGFFRLPSDLPKPFWKYPMFYFAFHRYAYQGLFKNEFEGLRFASDNVEGGSYVTGEEILTNTWQVNMSYSKWVDLGILLGMIFLYRVLFLVNIKTTEKLKPIIVSFLSSRTSTKRTTSIMQNPNATPLQEVQVT, encoded by the exons ATGGCTTCTTTTGTTCCATATCATTCACCTGCTCCTGGTGATTATGAAACTAAACCTAACTCATCAAGAGTTGAAGCCACTGCACTGGaaatagaagaagaatggaGTGTTCCTAAAGCAAAAGGAGAAAGTTCAGGTTGGAGAGAAGAGGAAG GAAGATTAGGTTCCGACACAAGGCAAACTGGGGAGATTCTTATCAATGGGAAGAAACAAGCCCTGGCATATGGAACATCA GCATATGTGACACAAGATGATACCTTGATGACAACCTTAACGGTTGGAGAAGCTGTGCACTATTCAGCTCAACTTCAGTTACCTGACAGCATGTCGAAtcaagagaagaaagagagagcaGATTTTACAATCAGAGAAATGGGTCTTCAAGATGCCATTAACACAAGAATTGGAGGATGGGGTGTTAAAGGGATTAGTGGTGGTCAGAAAAGGAGAGTTAGCATCTGCATTGAGATTCTTACACGACCAAGGCTACTTTTCCTTGATGAACCAACTAGTGGACTTGATAGTGCAGCTTCCTATTATGTCATGAAAAGAATCGCTACATTTGATAAAAGAGATGACGTTCGCCGAACTATTATTGCCTCAATCCACCAACCTAGTACTGAAGTTTTTCAACTTTTCGACAACCTTTGTCTTCTATCTTCAGGCAGAACTGTCTACTTTGGACCTGCTTCTGCTGCAAGTGCG TTTTTCGCTTCAAATGGTTTTCCTTGTCCTTCTCTCATGAATCCATCAGATCATATGCTGAAAACCATAAACAAGGATTTCGAACAG gACACTGAGTTAGGAGGGAAGGATACAATACACACTGAAGAAGTGATTGAGATCCTTGTAAATTCGTACAAGTCATCTGAAATGAACCGAGAAGTTGAGAAAGAAGTAGCAGAACTAATTGAAAAG GACACCAGTTCAACAAACAAGAAGAGAAAGCATGCTGGCTTTATTAGTCAGTGCTTTTCTCTTACCAAACGATCATCTGTTAACATGTATCGTGATCTCGGCTATTATTGGCTACGCCTTGCCATATATGTTGCATTGGCTATAAGTTTAGCCACTATTTTCTATGATTTAGGTACAAGCCACCGCTCAATTCAG gATAGAGGTTCATTTCTTATGTTTGTATCTTCATTCATCACTTTCATGACCATTGGCGGATTCCCTTCTTTTGTGGAGGATATGAAG GTGTTTGAACGTGAGAGACTAAATGGACATTACAGTGTGACTGCATATGTGATTGGGAACACCTTTTCATCAATCCCATTCTTGTTGTTGGTTTCCCTGATTCCTGGATCTATAGCCTATTACCTTCCTGGTCTTCAAAAAGGCTTTGAACACTTTGTATACTTCATCTGTTGTCTCTTTTCTTGTCTGATGTTGGTAGAGAGTCTTATGATGATAGTTGCAAGCATTGTCCCGAACTTTCTAATGGGCATCATAACCGGTGCTGGAATTCAGGGAATGATGATTCTGAGTGGTGGGTTCTTCAGATTGCCAAGTGATCTTCCAAAGCCATTTTGGAAATACCCAATGTTCTATTTTGCCTTCCATAGATATGCGTACCAAGGACTGTTCAAAAACGAGTTTGAAGGACTAAGATTCGCTTCAGATAATGTCGAAGGTGGCTCCTACGTTACTGGTGAAGAAATTCTAACAAACACATGGCAAGTAAACATGAGTTACTCCAAGTGGGTTGATCTTGGAATCTTGCTGGGGATGATTTTTCTGTATCGAGTTCTCTTCTTGGTTAACATCAAAACTACTGAGAAGCTGAAACCGATCATTGTATCATTCTTGTCGTCAAGAACCTCTACCAAGCGAACAACGTCGATCATGCAGAATCCTAATGCCACTCCTCTTCAAGAAGTTCAAGTTACTTAA
- the LOC106772992 gene encoding ABC transporter G family member 11 isoform X3, producing the protein MTTLTVGEAVHYSAQLQLPDSMSNQEKKERADFTIREMGLQDAINTRIGGWGVKGISGGQKRRVSICIEILTRPRLLFLDEPTSGLDSAASYYVMKRIATFDKRDDVRRTIIASIHQPSTEVFQLFDNLCLLSSGRTVYFGPASAASAFFASNGFPCPSLMNPSDHMLKTINKDFEQDTELGGKDTIHTEEVIEILVNSYKSSEMNREVEKEVAELIEKDTSSTNKKRKHAGFISQCFSLTKRSSVNMYRDLGYYWLRLAIYVALAISLATIFYDLGTSHRSIQDRGSFLMFVSSFITFMTIGGFPSFVEDMKVFERERLNGHYSVTAYVIGNTFSSIPFLLLVSLIPGSIAYYLPGLQKGFEHFVYFICCLFSCLMLVESLMMIVASIVPNFLMGIITGAGIQGMMILSGGFFRLPSDLPKPFWKYPMFYFAFHRYAYQGLFKNEFEGLRFASDNVEGGSYVTGEEILTNTWQVNMSYSKWVDLGILLGMIFLYRVLFLVNIKTTEKLKPIIVSFLSSRTSTKRTTSIMQNPNATPLQEVQVT; encoded by the exons ATGACAACCTTAACGGTTGGAGAAGCTGTGCACTATTCAGCTCAACTTCAGTTACCTGACAGCATGTCGAAtcaagagaagaaagagagagcaGATTTTACAATCAGAGAAATGGGTCTTCAAGATGCCATTAACACAAGAATTGGAGGATGGGGTGTTAAAGGGATTAGTGGTGGTCAGAAAAGGAGAGTTAGCATCTGCATTGAGATTCTTACACGACCAAGGCTACTTTTCCTTGATGAACCAACTAGTGGACTTGATAGTGCAGCTTCCTATTATGTCATGAAAAGAATCGCTACATTTGATAAAAGAGATGACGTTCGCCGAACTATTATTGCCTCAATCCACCAACCTAGTACTGAAGTTTTTCAACTTTTCGACAACCTTTGTCTTCTATCTTCAGGCAGAACTGTCTACTTTGGACCTGCTTCTGCTGCAAGTGCG TTTTTCGCTTCAAATGGTTTTCCTTGTCCTTCTCTCATGAATCCATCAGATCATATGCTGAAAACCATAAACAAGGATTTCGAACAG gACACTGAGTTAGGAGGGAAGGATACAATACACACTGAAGAAGTGATTGAGATCCTTGTAAATTCGTACAAGTCATCTGAAATGAACCGAGAAGTTGAGAAAGAAGTAGCAGAACTAATTGAAAAG GACACCAGTTCAACAAACAAGAAGAGAAAGCATGCTGGCTTTATTAGTCAGTGCTTTTCTCTTACCAAACGATCATCTGTTAACATGTATCGTGATCTCGGCTATTATTGGCTACGCCTTGCCATATATGTTGCATTGGCTATAAGTTTAGCCACTATTTTCTATGATTTAGGTACAAGCCACCGCTCAATTCAG gATAGAGGTTCATTTCTTATGTTTGTATCTTCATTCATCACTTTCATGACCATTGGCGGATTCCCTTCTTTTGTGGAGGATATGAAG GTGTTTGAACGTGAGAGACTAAATGGACATTACAGTGTGACTGCATATGTGATTGGGAACACCTTTTCATCAATCCCATTCTTGTTGTTGGTTTCCCTGATTCCTGGATCTATAGCCTATTACCTTCCTGGTCTTCAAAAAGGCTTTGAACACTTTGTATACTTCATCTGTTGTCTCTTTTCTTGTCTGATGTTGGTAGAGAGTCTTATGATGATAGTTGCAAGCATTGTCCCGAACTTTCTAATGGGCATCATAACCGGTGCTGGAATTCAGGGAATGATGATTCTGAGTGGTGGGTTCTTCAGATTGCCAAGTGATCTTCCAAAGCCATTTTGGAAATACCCAATGTTCTATTTTGCCTTCCATAGATATGCGTACCAAGGACTGTTCAAAAACGAGTTTGAAGGACTAAGATTCGCTTCAGATAATGTCGAAGGTGGCTCCTACGTTACTGGTGAAGAAATTCTAACAAACACATGGCAAGTAAACATGAGTTACTCCAAGTGGGTTGATCTTGGAATCTTGCTGGGGATGATTTTTCTGTATCGAGTTCTCTTCTTGGTTAACATCAAAACTACTGAGAAGCTGAAACCGATCATTGTATCATTCTTGTCGTCAAGAACCTCTACCAAGCGAACAACGTCGATCATGCAGAATCCTAATGCCACTCCTCTTCAAGAAGTTCAAGTTACTTAA